Proteins encoded within one genomic window of Episyrphus balteatus chromosome 1, idEpiBalt1.1, whole genome shotgun sequence:
- the LOC129921159 gene encoding alpha-amylase A-like isoform X2 has protein sequence MVHLFEWKWDDIANECEQFLAPKGYAGVQVSPVTENAVINGRPWWERYQPISYILTTRSGNEAQFRDMVTRCNKVGIRIYPDFIMNHMAGGDNVVGTAGSSADPNNKNFPAVPYSPTDFNPTCSINNFNDRVEVRNCELVGLKDLDQSKEYVRQQMITLMNKLIDIGVAGFRLDASKHMWPHDMEVILNSLNDLNIEQGFAPGSRPFIYQEVIDNGGEAITREEYTHLGAVTEFRHSSKIGIVFNNGDKLKWLNSWGTGWGFLPSEQALIFVDNHDNQRAEALNYKSSRRYKMASAFMLAYPYGIPRVMSSFAFEASDDSPPSADGETILSPEIYDDDSCGNGWVCEHRWRQIYNMVGFRNAVEGTSVNNWWDNDGDQIAFCRGNRGFVAFNLENYDLNQRLYTCLPAGTYCDVITGNRSGDSCSGKQVVVDKDGSAQISISTADEDGVLAIHIGSRV, from the exons ATGGTCCATCTCTTCGAATGGAAGTGGGATGACATTGCCAATGAGTGCGAACAGTTTCTGGCTCCAAAAGGATATGCCGGTGTTCAG gttTCTCCGGTAACTGAAAATGCTGTTATTAATGGACGCCCATGGTGGGAGCGTTATCAACCTATTTCGTATATTCTCACCACTCGATCTGGAAATGAGGCTCAATTTCGTGACATGGTGACCCGTTGTAACAAGGTTGGAATTCGCATCTATCCAGATTTCATCATGAATCATATGGCGGGTGGTGATAATGTTGTAGGAACGGCGGGATCCTCAGCTGATCCTAACAATAAAAACTTCCCAGCTGTCCCATATTCACCAACTGATTTTAATCCAACATGTTCAATAAATAACTTCAATGATCGAGTTGAAGTGCGCAACTGCGAATTGGTAGGATTGAAAGATCTAGATCAAAGCAAAGAATATGTTCGTCAGCAGATGATAACGcttatgaataaattaattgatatcGGAGTTGCTGGATTCCGTTTAGATGCATCTAAACATATGTGGCCACATGATATGGAG gtcATTTTGAACTCGCTTAACGACTTAAACATTGAACAAGGATTTGCTCCTGGTTCTCGACCATTTATCTACCAAGAAGTAATTGATAACGGTGGAGAAGCGATAACTCGTGAGGAATATACTCATTTGGGGGCCGTCACAGAGTTCCGTCACTCTTCTAAGATCGGGATTGTTTTCAACAATGGTGATAAATTGAAGTGGCTGAATAGCTGGGGCACTGGTTGGGGATTTCTTCCTAGTGAACAGGCTTTGATTTTCGTTGACAATCATGACAACCAAAGAGCCGAAGCATTGAATTATAAATCATCCAGAAGGTACAAGATGGCATCCGCATTTATGTTGGCCTACCCTTACGGTATTCCCCGTGTGATGAGTTCATTTGCGTTTGAGGCATCTGATGATAGTCCACCTAGTGCTGATGGTGAAACTATCTTGTCTCCAGAAATTTATGATGATGATTCTTGTGGCAACGGCTGGGTGTGCGAGCATCGCTGGCGTCAAATTTACAACATGGTTGGTTTTAGAAATGCAGTAGAAGGAACTTCGGTCAATAATTGGTGGGACAATGATGGTGATCAAATTGCATTCTGTCGCGGAAATCGAGGTTTTGTAGcatttaacctggaaaattatgATTTAAACCAGCGCCTCTATACTTGCTTGCCAGCTGGTACATATTGTGATGTCATAACCGGAAATAGGTCTGGAGATTCTTGTTCAGGAAAACAAGTTGTTGTTGACAAGGATGGGTCAGCTCAGATCAGCATATCTACTGCCGACGAAGATGGTGTTTTAGCAATACATATTGGGTCAcgagtttaa
- the LOC129921159 gene encoding alpha-amylase 1-like isoform X1, with the protein MLTIVLVMDFSNVLALLILAVTAINGQHNPNYWGGRDAMVHLFEWKWDDIANECEQFLAPKGYAGVQVSPVTENAVINGRPWWERYQPISYILTTRSGNEAQFRDMVTRCNKVGIRIYPDFIMNHMAGGDNVVGTAGSSADPNNKNFPAVPYSPTDFNPTCSINNFNDRVEVRNCELVGLKDLDQSKEYVRQQMITLMNKLIDIGVAGFRLDASKHMWPHDMEVILNSLNDLNIEQGFAPGSRPFIYQEVIDNGGEAITREEYTHLGAVTEFRHSSKIGIVFNNGDKLKWLNSWGTGWGFLPSEQALIFVDNHDNQRAEALNYKSSRRYKMASAFMLAYPYGIPRVMSSFAFEASDDSPPSADGETILSPEIYDDDSCGNGWVCEHRWRQIYNMVGFRNAVEGTSVNNWWDNDGDQIAFCRGNRGFVAFNLENYDLNQRLYTCLPAGTYCDVITGNRSGDSCSGKQVVVDKDGSAQISISTADEDGVLAIHIGSRV; encoded by the exons ATGTTAACAATAGTTCTCGTCATGGACTTTTCGAATGTGCTAGCTTTACTAATTTTGGCGGTTACTGCCATCAACGGTCAGCACAATCCTAATTATTGGGGTGGACGAGATGCTATGGTCCATCTCTTCGAATGGAAGTGGGATGACATTGCCAATGAGTGCGAACAGTTTCTGGCTCCAAAAGGATATGCCGGTGTTCAG gttTCTCCGGTAACTGAAAATGCTGTTATTAATGGACGCCCATGGTGGGAGCGTTATCAACCTATTTCGTATATTCTCACCACTCGATCTGGAAATGAGGCTCAATTTCGTGACATGGTGACCCGTTGTAACAAGGTTGGAATTCGCATCTATCCAGATTTCATCATGAATCATATGGCGGGTGGTGATAATGTTGTAGGAACGGCGGGATCCTCAGCTGATCCTAACAATAAAAACTTCCCAGCTGTCCCATATTCACCAACTGATTTTAATCCAACATGTTCAATAAATAACTTCAATGATCGAGTTGAAGTGCGCAACTGCGAATTGGTAGGATTGAAAGATCTAGATCAAAGCAAAGAATATGTTCGTCAGCAGATGATAACGcttatgaataaattaattgatatcGGAGTTGCTGGATTCCGTTTAGATGCATCTAAACATATGTGGCCACATGATATGGAG gtcATTTTGAACTCGCTTAACGACTTAAACATTGAACAAGGATTTGCTCCTGGTTCTCGACCATTTATCTACCAAGAAGTAATTGATAACGGTGGAGAAGCGATAACTCGTGAGGAATATACTCATTTGGGGGCCGTCACAGAGTTCCGTCACTCTTCTAAGATCGGGATTGTTTTCAACAATGGTGATAAATTGAAGTGGCTGAATAGCTGGGGCACTGGTTGGGGATTTCTTCCTAGTGAACAGGCTTTGATTTTCGTTGACAATCATGACAACCAAAGAGCCGAAGCATTGAATTATAAATCATCCAGAAGGTACAAGATGGCATCCGCATTTATGTTGGCCTACCCTTACGGTATTCCCCGTGTGATGAGTTCATTTGCGTTTGAGGCATCTGATGATAGTCCACCTAGTGCTGATGGTGAAACTATCTTGTCTCCAGAAATTTATGATGATGATTCTTGTGGCAACGGCTGGGTGTGCGAGCATCGCTGGCGTCAAATTTACAACATGGTTGGTTTTAGAAATGCAGTAGAAGGAACTTCGGTCAATAATTGGTGGGACAATGATGGTGATCAAATTGCATTCTGTCGCGGAAATCGAGGTTTTGTAGcatttaacctggaaaattatgATTTAAACCAGCGCCTCTATACTTGCTTGCCAGCTGGTACATATTGTGATGTCATAACCGGAAATAGGTCTGGAGATTCTTGTTCAGGAAAACAAGTTGTTGTTGACAAGGATGGGTCAGCTCAGATCAGCATATCTACTGCCGACGAAGATGGTGTTTTAGCAATACATATTGGGTCAcgagtttaa